ATGCTCAATGCCACCCCCTGGCACCAGCCCTCCTTCGGTACCCGCCGCCAGGAGCCAAGGCTGCAGTTTGTCACCCCGGTGCACCTGCACCTGGACGACGGCGACATTCAGGCCAACAGCCTGGATATTTCCGTCAACGGCCTGATGGCCACCCTACCCTCCAGGCTGACCCTGCCGGAAGAAGTGGCGGTGTCCTTTCCCGAGCTGGCCCAGCAACCGGGCATGGGCGCTCTGGTGGAGCCCAAACGCTACCGGCTGACCGCCGTGCCCCAGGGCGACAAGGGCCGCATTCAGCTGCGCCGCATCGAGCAGAACGGCGCCTGGGATCAGGCCCTGGGGCAGTTTATCGAGCAAAACCAGAGCCGGTACGGCCACGACGCTCAGGACTTGTTCGATACCGCCCGCGCCCAGTGCTGGGGGCAGGCGCTGCTGGAAACCGGCCTCGGCCAGTCGCTGTTCTTCGACGAACAGGGCCGGCTGCAGGAAGTGCTGTGCAACCGCTTTGGCAAAAAGCTGCTGGAGAGCTGGCGCCATGAACGGCCGGGGGATCTGCTGGCCAGCCTGCTGCCTCCGGCCTGCGTCCTCGACATGGCCGCACGCCAGCACGAGCCGGTGTTTCTGTACAGCTTTCGCGTGCAGGGCAAAAAGGAAACCTACTATTTTGCCGCCGAGCAACACCGGCTGGAAAAGGAGAACCTGCTCGGGCAGTTTGTCAGCGAGGGCCAGCGCGCCGGCACCCTGCAGCTGTACCACCTGGGCATTCGTCCGGTGCTGTTTACCGATCAGATCGCCGACAACCTGGATGCCCTGGGGCGGGAGCGGCTGGCACCGCTGAAGTGGCAGCTGTGGCTGACGCCCCTGCCCGCCCCCGAACTGGCCACGCCGCTGCCTGCCAACGCGCGGCCATTACTGCCCTTTCGCGTGCTCCCCGAGCCCAGGCCCATTCGCCTGGTGTCATTGCGCCAGCCCTCCCAGCGCCGGGAAACCCGCTTTCGCTTTGAAACACCGGTGGAACTGCTGCTGGAAGGTGCCACCGTGAACGGGGTGACCGAAGACATCTCGGTCGAGGGCCTGAAACTCACCCTCAACCAGCCGGTGGAGCTCACCTTGCCCGCTCTGGTGCAGCTCAACCTGCCCGAACTGAACAAGCTGGGCCGGGACTGGAACCTGAAGAAATTACCCTACCGGCTGGTAAACCTGAGTGAGGGCGGGCGGGTGCTGCACCTGCACGCCCAGGATCAGGGCAAGGGCCACGCCGCCAGCCGGTTTTTCAGGGCACTGCTGGCCCAGAATCAGGACAAGCTGCGCGCCCGTCCGGAAAGCGTTCAGCAACCGGCCTGGATGATGTGGCTGACCCGCCAGGCCCTGCAGCAGCTGGCCGGGCCGGCCTTTTTACTGGGTCGCAACGACGGCGGCTTTTACGTACAGGGCAGCCTGGCCAGCCCGGTGCGCCAGCGGCTGATGACCCTGCTCACCGACGACAAGGGCCAGGCCCAGCTGGGCCGGCTTATCTCCCGCCAGCTGCTGCAATCCATTGCCACCACGTTGCAACGGCCCAATGGCAAAAGCCATCTGGTGGCAGAAATCTGGCTGGCAGCCGATGCCGCCGGCTCCGGCTCACCACAGCTGCAGCTCAACCCGGATCCCGCCGAGCAACAGCGCCTGCTGGACGGCCAGCGCCGGGTCACCGTGTGCCTGGCGGTGGTCAACCGGCTGCAGTTGCGCCAGCTCGACTTTTATGTACCCGAATGGCATCGGCTGACCGAAGCCTCCCTGTACAAGACCCAGCTGCTGGAGCAAAGCCTGGCCGAGCTGGCGCTGCAGTGCCAGGTGTTCAATATCACCGACCTGGCACAACGGCGTTGCCGGCTCAGCGCGCCTGCAACAGGCCCAGCACCCCTTCCAGGCTGAGCCGGTTCAGGCATACCGGCGCCTGCTCCTGCACCAGTGGCTTGGCATGCAGGGCCACGCCAAGACCGGCCCGGGCCAGCATTTTCAGATCGTTGGCGCCGTCGCCAATGGCCACGGTCTGCGTCAGGGGAATGCCGTGCTCGTGGGCCAGCTCGGTCAGAATGTTGGCCTTGGCATCGGCATCGACGATGGCCCCCAGCACCTCACCGGTGAGTTTGCCGTTTTCAATGCCAAGGGTATTGGCAAACACCGCATCCAGCCCCAGTTGCTGCTGCAGATGACGGGCAAAGGGCACAAAGCCGCCGGAGGCGATGGCCACCTTCCAGCCCATGGCCTTGAGCCCGGCTACCAGCTCGGTGAGGCCCGGCATCAGCGGCATGCGCCCGATCACCTCGTCAATAATGGCGGCATCGGCGCCGGCCAGCGCCCGCACCCGGCGGCGCAGGCTTTCGGAAAACGGCAGGGCCCCTTCCATGGCGGCGCGGGTCACCGCGGCCACTTCCTCGCCCACGCCGGCCAGCGCGGCGATCTCGTCGATGCATTCAATCTGAATGGCGGTGGAGTCCATGTCCATCAGCACCAGGCCGGGCGAGCCGGCGTCGGGCAGTGCCGGCACACAGGCCAGATCCCAGTTGGTGGCCACCTGCTGCAGCGCCGTTTTCAATTCCGGCGACCAGGCAGACAACCGCAGGCTGGCCAGCTCCCGTCCGGCCACCACGTCAACGGCACTCAGCTCGACACGCACACCGGCGTCATCCAGCACTTGCAGGCTGCGGGCCAGGGCCTGTTTGCTCAGGCGCTCCGCCAGCAGCACCAGCCGCCCCTGCACCTCGGGCAAGCGCCCGGCTTCCCATACTCCCTCACGCCACCGGCATGCTTGCTGTGCCAGCGCCTCTTTCCATTCCACCACCCGCTCGGGCAGCTCATTGAGCAACAGTGCCACTTTTGTTCCCTTTACTACGACAAACCGGCGCTCAGGGTAGCGTATTGCTTTTTAAGCAGGCAAGAGACAATATTGGCCGCCATGGGAAACCTTCACTCACACCGCGGGCGTCTGCCCTGGCTGTGGCTGCTGGCGCTGCTGCTGACCCTGCTGGCGGCGCGCCAGTGGCTGAGCCTGAACGAGCTGGGCCAGCGCTGGCAGCGGCTGCCTCACCATACCTCGGCCTCGGCGCTGGCGGATTTTGCCGAATTTCAGGCGCTGCGCGCGCTTTCGGCGGAAGACCGGGAGGCACAGCAACTGCTGGTCACCGAGCTGAGCCACTCGCCGCTGGTGCTGTCGGCCCGACTGTACGACGCCGGCGGCGCCCTGCTGGCCGACAGCGGCAATCCGGCCTCTGCACCGGGCCGGGCCTATGTGCGGCCGCTGCTCGATGCGGAGCGCGTGGCCGGCTTTCTGCAACTGGAGCTGGCGGAATCGGCGCTGACCGGCGAGCAGCGCCGGCTGTGGCGGCACCTTCACCGGCAACTGGGCTGGCTGCTGCCGCTGACGGGCACCGCCGGGGCCCTGCTGGCCTGGGCGCTGTTACGGTGGCGCCGGCGGACCAGGCTTGCCGGTTAACCCGCTCAGCCGCCGAGCAGCACCGACTCCAGCGCCACTTCCATCATTTGATCAAAGCCGGTCTGGCGTTCGTCGGCACTGAGCCGTTCCCCCCGCAGTATGTGATCCGACACCGTGCACATGGTCAGGGCCCGGGCGCCATATTCGGCGGCCACGCCATAAAGCCCGGCGGCTTCCATTTCCACCCCCACCACCCCATAACGCCTGAGCAGTTCAAACAGCTCGCTCTGGGGGGTGTAGAACAGATCCGCCGAGAACAGGTTGCCCACCTTTACCGGCACGTCGAGCGAGCTGGCCGCGGCCACTGCGTTTTGAGTCAGCCCGAAGTCGGCGATGGCCGCCAGATCGTGGCCCATAAAGCGGGTACGGTTGACCCTGGACTCGGTGCTGGCACCGAGGCCGATCACCAGATCCATCAGCCTGACGTCGTCACGCACCGCGCCGCAGGAGCCCACCCGGATCAGGGTGTTCACGCCAAACTCGGTGATCAGCTCCTTGGCGTAGATCGACACCGACGGTATGCCCATGCCGTGCCCCATCACCGACACCGGCCGGCCCTTGTAGCTGCCGGTAAAGCCCAGCATGTTGCGCACCGCGTTGACCTGGCGCACGTTGGAGAGAAAGGTGTCGGCGATGTACTGGGCCCGCAGCGGATCGCCGGGCATCAGTATGGTGTCGGCAAAGTCGCCGCGTTCCGCCTTGATATGAGGTGTTGCCATGGTTGTTGTTCCCCTTGGTGAAAGTGAAGCTCAGAGAAACGAGCGGCCAAAATCCATCGGACTGGTACCAAAGTAATCCGCCAGGCTCTGGCCGATATCGGCAAAGGTGTCCCGCCGCCCCAGGGAGCCGGGCACCAGACCGGCACCGGTGGCCAGCACCGGAATGTGCTCACGGGTGTGCTCGGTGCCGGGCCAGGTGGGATCGCAACCGTGATCCGCGGTGAGGATCAGCAGATCCTCCGGTTTCAGCAGGCTCAGCAGCTCGGGCAAACGACGGTCAAAGGCCTCGAGCGCGGCGGCGTAGCCCGCCACGTTGCGGCGGTGGCCGTAACTTGAGTCGAACTCGACGAAGTTGGTCATGACAAGGGTATTGTCGCCGGCCGCCTGCAACGCGCTCAGGGTAGCGTCAAACAAGGCATCGTGGCCGCTGGCCTTGAGCGTGCGGGTAATGCCGCAGTGGGCGTAGATGTCGGCGATCTTGCCGATGGCCACCACCTCGCCGTTCAGCTCGTCCACCAGCTTTTGCAGCACGGTGGGGGCCGGCGGTGCAATGCTGTAATCCCGCCGGTTACCGGTGCGCACAAAGTCGGCGGCGGTCTCGCCCACAAAGGGCCGGGCGATCACCCGGCCGATGTTCCAGGGCATCAGCAGCTCCCGGGCGGTCTCGCACAGGGCGTACAACCGCTCCAGACCAAAATGCTGCTCGTGGCAGGCGACCTGAAACACCGAGTCCGCCGAGGTATAGCAAATCGGCTTGCCGGTGCGCAGGTGTTCCTCACCCAGGTGCTCCAGTATGGTGGTGCCCGAAGCATGGCAGTTGCCGAGTATGCCCGGCAGTCCGCTTCGCTCGACCAGTTCATCGATCAATGCCGGCGGAAAGCTGTTCTGAGTATCGGTGAAATAGCCCCAGTCAAACAGCACCGGCACCCCGGCGATCTCCCAGTGGCCGGACGGAGTGTCCTTGCCGGACGATAATTCCCGGGCATGGCCGTAGCTGCCGCTCACATCCGCGGGCAGAGTCACCCCTTCGGCCGGACTGCCCGTGCTGTCGGCATGGGCGTGAAACAGCCCCAGCCGGGCCAGGTTGGGCAGGTGCAGCGGCCCCTGACGACCGACGTCGGCCCGCCCCTGAGCACAGGCGGCGGCGATATGGCCCAGGGTATCCGCCCCGGCGTCGCCAAATCGCGCCGCATCGGAGGTGGCACCGATGCCGAAGGAGTCGAGAACCAGTACGATGGCGCGTTTCATGGTGTCTTCCTCTGGCCCTTGGGCCGAATGAACGTCAGTAAGCGGAAGGGCCGCCGTCATGGGTCGTTAACTGCAGGGGATGCAGCAGTTCGGTGAGCAGCCCGGAAGCACCAAAGCGAAAGTGTGCCGGGGTGATCCACGCCGGCCCCATGATGCCGGCGGCCAGCCGCAGGTAGTCCGCCGCCTGAGCCAGGGTACGCACGCCGCCGGCCGCCTTGAAGCCCACCGGCCGGCCACTGTGTTTAATCACTTCCAGCATGATGCCGGCCGCCTCCAGGGTGGCATTCACCGCCACCTTGCCGGTGGAGGTCTTGATAAAGTCGGCGCCGCCCTCAATGGCCAGCTCGCTGGCCCGCCTTATCAGCGCCGGCGTGCCCAGCTCGCCGCTTTCGATGATCACCTTGAGAGTGCGCGCACCGCCGGCCGCCCTGCAGGCGCGTACCAGTGCCAGACCGGTGTGCTCGTCGCCGGCCAGCAGCGCCCGCCAGGGAAACACCACATCCACCTCATCGGCGCCGGCGGCGATGGCAGCCTGTGTTTCCCGCTCGGCCCGCGCGATATCGCTGCCGCCATCGGGAAAGTTGGTGACCGTGGCCACTCGCACCCTGCCGGCCACGCCCAGCTCCGCCAGGGTGGCGCGCGCCAGCGGCACAAATGCTGAGTGAATGCACACCGCCGCCGGGGTACCGGCCGGGGTCACCGCCTGATGACACAGGGCGACAATATCGGCCTCGGTATCGTGCTCATTCAGGCGGGTCAGATCCATCAGGCTCAGGGCCTGGCGGGCCAGCTGTTGCGGTGCGGTCATGCTTGCTCTCCTGTGACTGACTCCAGTGTACGGAAAACCCGCTACCAGGCAAACAGCCGGTCGGCGTTGGCTTCGAGCTCTGTCGCCAGCGCGGCAAGGGGCTCGGTACGAATGTCGGCCAGGGCCTGCAACACCAGTGGCAAGCGCGCGGGGTGGTTGGGCTGGCCCTGAAAGCCGCACAGGGGCATATCGGGGGCGTCGGTTTCCAGTACCAGCGCCTCCAGAGGCATGGCGGCGACGGTGTTGCGGGTCTTCTGGGCCCGCTCATAGGTGATGGTGCCGCCAACGCCTAAGTGAATGCCCAGCTTCCAGAAACCTTGCGCCTGTTGCAGCGAGCCGGCAAAGCCGTGCACCACCCCACCCACCGGGGTAAAACGGCGCAGCCACTTCAGCAGCGAATCGTGGGCCTTGTGGCTGTGCAGGATCACCGGCAAGCCGCGTTCACAGGCCAGCCTGAGCTGAAACACCAGAGCGGCTTCCTGCTCGGCTAGGGGAACGCTGCAGGCCATGTCCAGCCCGGCTTCGCCGATGGCCACACAGGCCGGACCGGCCCGGTCCAGCGCCGCTACCAGCCGCTGCTGCCACTGCTCCGAGGCCGAGCCGACCCACCAGGGATGCAGGCCAAGGGCATAACGCACCCCCTCAAGCTCGGAGCACAGGCCCGGCAGCCCGGGCCATTGGGCCTCTTCCACGCCCGGAATGACCAGCCGGCGCACCCCCACCGCCTGCGCCCGAAGCCAGTGAGCTTGCCGGTCATCGGCAAAGGCGTCGAAGTCGAAATGGCAGTGAGTGTCGGTAAGCAGCACGGGCAACCCCGGAAAATGACGATGTACTGACTTCAGGGTATCAGAAAGCCGGGCAAGAAAATGCCGGGGCAAGCCCGGCATCGGTATGGTACGGGGACACGGGCAACCGCTTCAGTGCTCCCGGGTCTTGCTGAACTGAATGTCCGGGTAGCGCTCCTGGGTCAGGTTCAGGTTGACCATGGTAGGCGCGATATAGGTGAGGTTGTCGCCGCCGTCGAGGGCCAGGTTGGCGGATACCTTGCGCTGGAACTCATCCAGCTTTTTGGCGTCCTTGCTGTACACCCAGCGGGCGGTGGACACGTTGACCGACTCGTACAGAGCATCCACGTTGTATTCCGCCTTGAGCCGGGCCACCACCACATCGAACTGCAGCACACCCACGGCACCCACGATCAGATCGTTGTTGTCGAGCGGGCGAAACACCTGCACCGCCCCCTCTTCCGACAGTTGCACCAGCCCCTTGAGCAGTTGCTTCTGCTTGAGCGGATCGCGCAGGCGAATGCGGCGGAACAGCTCGGGGGCAAAGTTGGGAATGCCGGTAAACTTGAGATCTTCGCCCTGAGTGAAGGTGTCACCAATCTGAATGGTGCCGTGATTGTGCAGGCCGATAATGTCGCCGGCAAAGGCTTCCTCGGCCCGCTCCCGGTCGCCGGCCATAAAGGTCACGGCGTCGGAGATGCTCACCGTCTTGCCGATGCGCACGTGCTTCATTTTCATGCCCTGGGTGTACTGGCCCGAGACGATGCGCATAAAGGCGATACGGTCCCGGTGACGGGGATCCATGTTGGCCTGGATCTTGAACACGAAGCCGGAGAACTTGTCGTCGGCGGCGGTCACTTCCCGCTCCTGGGTCTGGCGCGGCTGGGGCGCAGGGGCCCATTCGGTGAGGCCGTCGAGCATGTGATCCACGCCAAAGTTGCCCAGGGCGGTACCGAAAAACACCGGAGTCAGCTCACCGGACAGGAACAGCTCTTGGTCAAACTCGTGGGACGCGCCCATCACCAGCTCCAACTCTTCCCGCAGCTGCTCGGCCAGGCCGTCGCCCACCGCCTCGTCCAGCTCCGGGTTGTCCAGGCCCTTGATGATGCGCACCTGCTGAATGGTGTGGCCCTGGCCGGACTGATACAGAATGGTTTCGTCCCGGTGCAGGTGATACACCCCCTTGAACAGCTTGCCGCTGCCAATGGGCCAGGTGATGGGCGCACACATGATGTTGAGCTCGGTTTCCACCTCATCGAGCAGCTCCATGGGATCGCGAATGTCCCGGTCGAGCTTGTTCATGAAGGTGACGATGGGCGTGTCGCGCAACCGGGTCACTTCCATCAGCTTGCGGGTGCGGTCTTCCACGCCCTTGGCTGCGTCGATCACCATCAGGCAGGAGTCCACCGCGGTCAGGGTGCGGTAGGTGTCTTCCGAGAAATCTTCGTGCCCCGGGGTGTCGAGCAGGTTCACCAGGCGGTCGTTGTAGGGAAACTGCATCACCGAGGTGGTGACCGAAATGCCCCGTTCCTTTTCCATTTCCATCCAGTCGGACTTGGCGTGCTGGCCCGAGCCCCGGCCCTTGACGGTGCCGGCGGTCTGAATGGCCTGGCCGTGCAGCAGCACCTTTTCGGTGATGGTGGTCTTACCGGCGTCCGGGTGAGAGATAATGGCAAAGGTACGGCGCTTGGCAATTTCCTGCGCTATGGTGCTGTTTGACATGAATACTATCTTCTGGGTTGACACGGACTCGGGGCTGCCGGCGATGCGCCTGAAAACATGAAATCCGCTGGGTT
The Oceanimonas pelagia genome window above contains:
- a CDS encoding PilZ domain-containing protein: MDFSPYKALLNRMIPLSYQQDTETLLTSLLPDADSQTRYQLLAELNRLKAPCLRVLDLRKLFPGQCRPMPHRGLNHMLPPRLEQRFMQLLGQYNGEYTRGLYETLLAELAAMRKQPAMLNATPWHQPSFGTRRQEPRLQFVTPVHLHLDDGDIQANSLDISVNGLMATLPSRLTLPEEVAVSFPELAQQPGMGALVEPKRYRLTAVPQGDKGRIQLRRIEQNGAWDQALGQFIEQNQSRYGHDAQDLFDTARAQCWGQALLETGLGQSLFFDEQGRLQEVLCNRFGKKLLESWRHERPGDLLASLLPPACVLDMAARQHEPVFLYSFRVQGKKETYYFAAEQHRLEKENLLGQFVSEGQRAGTLQLYHLGIRPVLFTDQIADNLDALGRERLAPLKWQLWLTPLPAPELATPLPANARPLLPFRVLPEPRPIRLVSLRQPSQRRETRFRFETPVELLLEGATVNGVTEDISVEGLKLTLNQPVELTLPALVQLNLPELNKLGRDWNLKKLPYRLVNLSEGGRVLHLHAQDQGKGHAASRFFRALLAQNQDKLRARPESVQQPAWMMWLTRQALQQLAGPAFLLGRNDGGFYVQGSLASPVRQRLMTLLTDDKGQAQLGRLISRQLLQSIATTLQRPNGKSHLVAEIWLAADAAGSGSPQLQLNPDPAEQQRLLDGQRRVTVCLAVVNRLQLRQLDFYVPEWHRLTEASLYKTQLLEQSLAELALQCQVFNITDLAQRRCRLSAPATGPAPLPG
- the serB gene encoding phosphoserine phosphatase SerB is translated as MLLNELPERVVEWKEALAQQACRWREGVWEAGRLPEVQGRLVLLAERLSKQALARSLQVLDDAGVRVELSAVDVVAGRELASLRLSAWSPELKTALQQVATNWDLACVPALPDAGSPGLVLMDMDSTAIQIECIDEIAALAGVGEEVAAVTRAAMEGALPFSESLRRRVRALAGADAAIIDEVIGRMPLMPGLTELVAGLKAMGWKVAIASGGFVPFARHLQQQLGLDAVFANTLGIENGKLTGEVLGAIVDADAKANILTELAHEHGIPLTQTVAIGDGANDLKMLARAGLGVALHAKPLVQEQAPVCLNRLSLEGVLGLLQAR
- the deoD gene encoding purine-nucleoside phosphorylase produces the protein MATPHIKAERGDFADTILMPGDPLRAQYIADTFLSNVRQVNAVRNMLGFTGSYKGRPVSVMGHGMGIPSVSIYAKELITEFGVNTLIRVGSCGAVRDDVRLMDLVIGLGASTESRVNRTRFMGHDLAAIADFGLTQNAVAAASSLDVPVKVGNLFSADLFYTPQSELFELLRRYGVVGVEMEAAGLYGVAAEYGARALTMCTVSDHILRGERLSADERQTGFDQMMEVALESVLLGG
- a CDS encoding phosphopentomutase; the encoded protein is MKRAIVLVLDSFGIGATSDAARFGDAGADTLGHIAAACAQGRADVGRQGPLHLPNLARLGLFHAHADSTGSPAEGVTLPADVSGSYGHARELSSGKDTPSGHWEIAGVPVLFDWGYFTDTQNSFPPALIDELVERSGLPGILGNCHASGTTILEHLGEEHLRTGKPICYTSADSVFQVACHEQHFGLERLYALCETARELLMPWNIGRVIARPFVGETAADFVRTGNRRDYSIAPPAPTVLQKLVDELNGEVVAIGKIADIYAHCGITRTLKASGHDALFDATLSALQAAGDNTLVMTNFVEFDSSYGHRRNVAGYAAALEAFDRRLPELLSLLKPEDLLILTADHGCDPTWPGTEHTREHIPVLATGAGLVPGSLGRRDTFADIGQSLADYFGTSPMDFGRSFL
- the deoC gene encoding deoxyribose-phosphate aldolase yields the protein MTAPQQLARQALSLMDLTRLNEHDTEADIVALCHQAVTPAGTPAAVCIHSAFVPLARATLAELGVAGRVRVATVTNFPDGGSDIARAERETQAAIAAGADEVDVVFPWRALLAGDEHTGLALVRACRAAGGARTLKVIIESGELGTPALIRRASELAIEGGADFIKTSTGKVAVNATLEAAGIMLEVIKHSGRPVGFKAAGGVRTLAQAADYLRLAAGIMGPAWITPAHFRFGASGLLTELLHPLQLTTHDGGPSAY
- a CDS encoding TatD family hydrolase, which translates into the protein MLLTDTHCHFDFDAFADDRQAHWLRAQAVGVRRLVIPGVEEAQWPGLPGLCSELEGVRYALGLHPWWVGSASEQWQQRLVAALDRAGPACVAIGEAGLDMACSVPLAEQEAALVFQLRLACERGLPVILHSHKAHDSLLKWLRRFTPVGGVVHGFAGSLQQAQGFWKLGIHLGVGGTITYERAQKTRNTVAAMPLEALVLETDAPDMPLCGFQGQPNHPARLPLVLQALADIRTEPLAALATELEANADRLFAW
- the prfC gene encoding peptide chain release factor 3; its protein translation is MSNSTIAQEIAKRRTFAIISHPDAGKTTITEKVLLHGQAIQTAGTVKGRGSGQHAKSDWMEMEKERGISVTTSVMQFPYNDRLVNLLDTPGHEDFSEDTYRTLTAVDSCLMVIDAAKGVEDRTRKLMEVTRLRDTPIVTFMNKLDRDIRDPMELLDEVETELNIMCAPITWPIGSGKLFKGVYHLHRDETILYQSGQGHTIQQVRIIKGLDNPELDEAVGDGLAEQLREELELVMGASHEFDQELFLSGELTPVFFGTALGNFGVDHMLDGLTEWAPAPQPRQTQEREVTAADDKFSGFVFKIQANMDPRHRDRIAFMRIVSGQYTQGMKMKHVRIGKTVSISDAVTFMAGDRERAEEAFAGDIIGLHNHGTIQIGDTFTQGEDLKFTGIPNFAPELFRRIRLRDPLKQKQLLKGLVQLSEEGAVQVFRPLDNNDLIVGAVGVLQFDVVVARLKAEYNVDALYESVNVSTARWVYSKDAKKLDEFQRKVSANLALDGGDNLTYIAPTMVNLNLTQERYPDIQFSKTREH